The proteins below come from a single Oryzomicrobium terrae genomic window:
- the mpl gene encoding UDP-N-acetylmuramate:L-alanyl-gamma-D-glutamyl-meso-diaminopimelate ligase — protein sequence MHIHILGVCGTFMGGIAQLARAAGHRVTGCDLNVYPPMSDQLSAAGIELISGYGEEQLALAPDLFVIGNAISRGNPLLEAILDQGLPYVSGPQWFAEHILQGRWVLAVAGTHGKTTTSSMLAWILEDCGYAPGFLIGGVPLNFGVSARFGESPFFVVEADEYDTAFCDKRSKFIHYRPKTAILNNLEFDHADIFADLAAIETQFHHLVRTMPRIGQIVTNRGEASLERVLARGCWSEQVGFNDPAGFHAKGDDASGAFALYEGERLVGETTWEVTGDHNRANAVAALLAARHVGVRLEDGLAALSRFKNVKRRMEVRGVAGGVTVVDDFAHHPTAIATTVAGLRRKVGADTRILAVLEPRSNTMKLGVMKDALPGSLVQADRVFCYGANLGWDAASALAPLGDKAVVRDDLAALVADVVAVARPGDQVLVMSNGGFGGIHGKLLDALAARG from the coding sequence ATGAGCGACCAGCTCAGCGCCGCCGGGATCGAATTGATCAGCGGCTACGGCGAGGAGCAATTGGCCCTGGCGCCCGACCTGTTCGTGATCGGCAACGCCATTTCCCGGGGTAACCCGCTGCTGGAGGCCATTCTCGACCAGGGGCTGCCCTACGTCTCCGGCCCCCAGTGGTTTGCCGAGCACATCTTGCAAGGCCGCTGGGTGCTGGCGGTGGCCGGCACCCACGGCAAGACCACTACCTCGTCGATGCTGGCCTGGATTCTCGAAGACTGCGGCTACGCCCCGGGTTTCCTGATCGGTGGGGTGCCGCTCAACTTCGGCGTGTCGGCCCGGTTCGGCGAGTCGCCCTTCTTCGTGGTAGAGGCCGACGAGTACGACACGGCCTTCTGCGACAAGCGCTCCAAGTTCATCCACTACCGGCCCAAGACCGCCATCCTCAACAACCTGGAGTTCGATCACGCCGACATCTTCGCCGACCTGGCGGCGATCGAAACCCAGTTTCACCACCTGGTGCGGACCATGCCGCGCATCGGCCAGATCGTCACCAACCGGGGCGAAGCCAGCCTGGAACGGGTGCTGGCCCGGGGCTGCTGGTCCGAGCAGGTGGGCTTCAACGACCCCGCTGGATTTCATGCCAAGGGCGACGATGCCAGCGGTGCTTTCGCCCTCTACGAAGGCGAGCGCCTGGTGGGCGAAACCACCTGGGAGGTGACTGGCGACCACAACCGGGCCAACGCCGTGGCCGCCCTGCTTGCCGCCCGCCACGTCGGCGTGCGTCTGGAGGATGGTCTGGCCGCCCTGTCCCGCTTCAAGAACGTCAAGCGGCGCATGGAAGTGCGCGGTGTGGCCGGTGGCGTGACGGTGGTGGACGACTTCGCCCATCATCCGACCGCCATCGCCACCACCGTGGCCGGCCTGCGCCGCAAGGTGGGGGCGGATACCCGCATCCTGGCGGTGCTTGAGCCCCGCTCCAACACCATGAAGCTGGGGGTGATGAAGGATGCCCTGCCCGGCTCCCTGGTCCAGGCCGACCGGGTGTTCTGCTACGGCGCCAACCTGGGTTGGGACGCCGCCAGCGCCCTGGCGCCCCTCGGCGACAAGGCTGTGGTGCGTGACGACTTGGCGGCCCTGGTGGCTGACGTGGTGGCGGTGGCCCGTCCCGGCGACCAGGTGCTGGTGATGAGCAACGGCGGTTTTGGCGGCATCCACGGCAAGCTGCTCGACGCCCTGGCGGCGCGGGGCTAG
- a CDS encoding DnaJ domain-containing protein, translating into MAKTLYDLLEVSPGASPEAISAAHKRLAEKYHPQHPGNQDNPDALNLYKAINDAFRTLAQPELRQRYDQRLAAEAQADAAPSPASRLWIWLVGLLVLGAAGGGWHYHSKLEYEKARALAEAERQARERREIELAAETEKARIAQEAAEARRQAQAEYESRRNFEAASSQANYALRAQERAASQAAQEARYQEQQRRNQEREQLREAQMRLERDKALLRQMEYDNRRGPSYRGY; encoded by the coding sequence ATGGCAAAAACCCTTTACGACCTCCTCGAGGTCTCTCCCGGCGCCTCGCCGGAAGCAATTTCTGCAGCACACAAGCGCCTCGCCGAGAAATACCACCCGCAGCACCCCGGCAATCAGGACAACCCGGACGCTCTCAACCTGTACAAGGCCATCAACGACGCCTTTCGCACTCTGGCTCAGCCCGAGTTGCGCCAGCGCTACGACCAGCGCCTGGCGGCCGAAGCTCAGGCCGACGCAGCACCGTCGCCAGCTTCTCGGCTCTGGATATGGCTGGTCGGCCTACTGGTGCTCGGTGCCGCCGGAGGGGGCTGGCACTACCACAGCAAGCTCGAGTACGAGAAAGCCCGGGCTCTGGCGGAAGCCGAGCGGCAAGCCCGGGAGCGCCGGGAAATCGAACTCGCCGCCGAAACGGAAAAGGCGCGGATCGCCCAGGAAGCCGCCGAGGCCCGGCGCCAGGCCCAGGCCGAATACGAATCCCGGCGTAATTTCGAAGCGGCCAGCAGCCAGGCCAACTACGCCCTGCGCGCCCAGGAACGGGCGGCCAGCCAAGCGGCCCAGGAAGCCCGCTACCAGGAGCAGCAGCGGCGCAATCAGGAGCGGGAGCAGCTGCGCGAGGCGCAAATGCGCCTGGAACGGGACAAGGCCCTGCTGCGCCAGATGGAATACGACAACCGGCGCGGACCGAGCTACCGCGGCTATTGA
- a CDS encoding peroxiredoxin, whose translation MASLRLGDTAPDFQQDSSLGPIRFHEWLGDSWGILFSHPADFTPVCTTELGFTAKLADEFKKRNVKVIALSVDPVESHKRWIEDINETQKTVVNFPIIADADRKVSELYDLIHPNASTTATVRSLFVIDPQKKVRLTITYPASTGRNFNEILRVVDSLQLTEYHSVATPANWQDGDDVVIVPSLTDPEVLKAKFPKGWNAIKPYLRLTPQPNR comes from the coding sequence ATGGCTTCCCTGCGCCTGGGCGACACCGCCCCCGATTTTCAGCAAGATTCTTCCCTCGGCCCGATTCGCTTTCACGAGTGGCTGGGGGACAGCTGGGGCATCTTGTTCTCCCACCCGGCCGATTTCACCCCGGTGTGCACCACCGAGCTGGGCTTTACCGCCAAGCTGGCCGATGAATTCAAGAAGCGCAACGTCAAGGTCATTGCCCTGTCGGTGGACCCGGTGGAGTCCCACAAACGCTGGATCGAGGACATCAACGAGACCCAGAAGACGGTGGTCAACTTCCCCATCATCGCCGACGCCGACCGCAAGGTGTCCGAGCTCTACGACCTGATCCACCCCAATGCCAGCACCACCGCCACGGTGCGCTCCCTGTTCGTCATCGATCCGCAGAAGAAGGTGCGTCTGACCATCACCTACCCGGCCAGCACCGGGCGCAACTTCAACGAAATCCTGCGGGTGGTGGATTCGCTCCAGCTCACCGAGTACCACAGCGTGGCCACCCCGGCGAACTGGCAGGACGGCGACGACGTGGTGATCGTGCCCTCCCTGACCGATCCCGAGGTGCTCAAGGCCAAGTTCCCCAAAGGCTGGAATGCGATCAAGCCCTACCTGCGCCTGACGCCCCAGCCCAACCGCTGA
- a CDS encoding COX15/CtaA family protein, translated as MTFARYRRLALLAALLALGVVALGAYVRLSDAGLGCPDWPGCYGHLVGVPDAPHEHAQAARLFPDRPVEAAKAWKEMIHRYAAGTLGLLIAALAVGAWRGVWTERGPLRRALPTALVGLVLFQALLGMWTVTLLLKPLVVTAHLLGGMLTWGGLLALNLQLRPNLTPAPERLPAASPGLRRGAALFVLLVLGQIALGGWVSSNYAALACGDFPACTGGLTWPAADWHHAFTLDRSLGATADGALLPGAALTAIHLAHRAGALAVLAAAAALALALLRQGHRGAAATVTGLTLLQAGLGVANVLATLPLPLAVAHNTGAALLLAGALALCHRLARAPRRDRDAPAPRPGGWRQLHPAG; from the coding sequence ATGACCTTCGCCCGCTACCGCCGCCTCGCCCTGCTCGCCGCCCTCCTCGCCCTGGGGGTGGTCGCCCTGGGGGCCTACGTGCGCCTGTCCGACGCCGGCCTGGGCTGCCCCGACTGGCCCGGCTGCTATGGCCACCTGGTGGGGGTACCGGACGCGCCCCACGAGCACGCCCAGGCGGCCCGGCTGTTCCCCGACCGGCCGGTGGAAGCGGCCAAGGCATGGAAGGAGATGATCCACCGCTACGCCGCCGGCACCCTGGGCCTGCTCATCGCCGCCCTGGCAGTGGGCGCCTGGCGCGGGGTGTGGACCGAGCGCGGGCCGCTGCGCCGCGCCCTGCCCACGGCCCTGGTCGGGCTGGTGCTGTTCCAGGCCCTGCTCGGCATGTGGACCGTGACCCTGCTGCTCAAGCCTCTGGTGGTCACCGCCCACCTGCTGGGCGGCATGCTCACCTGGGGCGGGCTGCTGGCCCTCAACCTGCAGCTGCGCCCGAACCTGACGCCGGCGCCGGAGCGGCTGCCGGCGGCCAGCCCGGGGCTGCGCCGGGGGGCCGCCCTGTTCGTGCTGCTGGTGCTGGGCCAGATCGCCCTGGGGGGCTGGGTGAGCAGCAACTACGCGGCCCTGGCCTGCGGCGATTTCCCTGCCTGCACCGGCGGGCTGACCTGGCCAGCGGCGGACTGGCACCACGCCTTCACCCTGGACCGCAGCCTGGGCGCCACCGCCGACGGCGCGCTGCTGCCCGGCGCGGCCCTGACCGCCATCCACCTGGCCCACCGGGCCGGCGCCCTGGCGGTGCTGGCCGCCGCCGCAGCCCTGGCCCTGGCCTTGCTGCGCCAGGGCCATCGCGGCGCGGCCGCCACCGTGACAGGGCTGACGCTGCTCCAGGCCGGGCTGGGGGTCGCCAACGTGCTGGCAACCTTGCCCCTGCCGCTGGCGGTGGCCCACAACACGGGAGCTGCCCTGCTCCTGGCCGGCGCCCTGGCGCTCTGCCACCGCCTGGCCCGGGCGCCCCGGCGGGATCGGGACGCACCGGCACCCCGGCCCGGTGGCTGGCGCCAGTTGCATCCAGCCGGGTGA
- a CDS encoding heme o synthase, with protein sequence MLTATPTPGAPAPSRPGLPVATLARTQPLSLKLAAFWRECKPRVNSLIVFTAMIGMVLATPTLPSLGRFVAASLGIALVAGAAAAINCLVERHIDARMARTRGRPLVRGEISAVETLTLATLVGGTGLTVLHLWVNDLTMWLTLATFLGYAVIYTVILKPATPMNIVIGGASGAMPPLLGWAAITGQVGAEALALFLIVFTWTPPHFWPLACYRRDDYARAGLPMLPVTHGVAHTCTQSLVYVIALCGVSLLPVAIGMAGGLYLAAVLALDALFLARTWQLWRAYSDALARKVFRTSIVYLFGLFAALLADHFLGLPGAV encoded by the coding sequence ATGCTCACCGCCACGCCTACCCCCGGCGCCCCGGCGCCATCCCGCCCCGGTTTGCCCGTCGCCACCCTGGCCCGCACCCAGCCGCTCTCCCTCAAGCTCGCCGCCTTCTGGCGCGAGTGCAAACCGCGGGTGAACAGCCTGATCGTGTTCACCGCCATGATCGGCATGGTGCTGGCGACACCGACCCTGCCGAGTCTTGGCCGGTTCGTCGCCGCCTCCCTGGGCATCGCCCTGGTGGCGGGTGCTGCGGCGGCGATCAACTGTCTGGTGGAGCGACACATCGACGCGCGCATGGCCCGCACCCGAGGCCGCCCCCTGGTGCGCGGCGAGATCAGCGCCGTCGAAACCCTCACCCTGGCCACCCTGGTGGGGGGCACCGGGCTGACCGTGCTGCACCTGTGGGTGAACGACCTGACCATGTGGCTGACCCTGGCCACCTTTCTCGGCTACGCGGTGATCTACACGGTCATCCTTAAGCCGGCCACCCCCATGAACATCGTCATCGGCGGCGCCTCCGGGGCCATGCCGCCCCTGCTCGGCTGGGCGGCGATAACGGGCCAGGTGGGGGCCGAGGCCCTGGCCCTGTTCCTCATCGTCTTCACCTGGACCCCGCCCCACTTCTGGCCCCTGGCCTGCTACCGGCGCGACGACTACGCCCGGGCCGGCCTGCCCATGCTGCCGGTGACCCACGGGGTGGCCCACACCTGCACCCAGAGCCTGGTGTACGTGATCGCCCTGTGCGGCGTGAGCCTGCTGCCGGTGGCCATCGGCATGGCCGGCGGCCTCTACCTGGCGGCGGTGCTGGCCCTCGACGCCCTGTTCCTGGCGCGCACCTGGCAGCTGTGGCGGGCCTATTCCGACGCCCTGGCACGCAAGGTGTTTCGCACTTCGATCGTCTATTTGTTCGGCCTGTTCGCCGCTCTGCTGGCCGACCACTTCCTGGGTCTGCCGGGCGCGGTCTGA
- a CDS encoding SURF1 family protein, whose protein sequence is MAPPLAARGRLVFRPGWLPTLATALLLPLLLALGVWQLDRAATKEARRAALAQQAQLPELSLDGSAPWPAADALAYRHLGVLGRYDAAHQMLLDNQVQDGQAGYHVITPLTLAGSTRQILVNRGWVPAPADRRLVPHIPVPQGPVLARGTGQPPLKAAFLLAPEAASLENEHWRGVWQYLTPERYAAARHQEHPGQAADVAPVLLVLAADTPSPAAVGAPPTPPAWDTVNGSPTTASTAGSLPADTPPPGIATTGPRQDAAAANSRLTPLPVTPLPPDDGAARNRAYAWQWFAFAATLAALYLGLNLRRRP, encoded by the coding sequence TTGGCGCCGCCCCTCGCCGCCCGTGGGCGCCTCGTCTTTCGTCCCGGCTGGCTGCCCACCCTGGCCACCGCCCTGCTGCTGCCCCTGCTGCTTGCCCTCGGTGTCTGGCAGCTCGACCGGGCCGCCACCAAGGAGGCGCGCCGCGCCGCCCTCGCCCAGCAGGCTCAGTTGCCCGAACTGTCCCTGGATGGCAGCGCCCCCTGGCCCGCCGCGGACGCCCTCGCCTACCGCCATCTGGGCGTGCTCGGCCGCTACGACGCCGCCCACCAGATGCTGCTCGACAACCAGGTGCAGGACGGCCAGGCCGGCTACCACGTCATCACCCCCCTGACTCTGGCCGGCAGCACCCGGCAGATCCTGGTGAACCGGGGCTGGGTGCCGGCCCCCGCCGACCGACGCCTGGTCCCCCATATACCGGTGCCCCAAGGCCCAGTACTGGCGCGGGGTACCGGGCAGCCTCCCTTGAAAGCCGCATTCCTATTGGCGCCCGAGGCAGCCTCCCTGGAGAACGAGCACTGGCGCGGGGTTTGGCAGTACCTCACGCCGGAGCGCTACGCCGCCGCGCGCCACCAGGAGCACCCCGGCCAAGCCGCCGACGTGGCCCCGGTGCTCCTCGTCCTGGCCGCCGACACGCCGTCGCCGGCGGCCGTGGGCGCCCCCCCAACGCCCCCGGCCTGGGACACGGTCAATGGTTCCCCGACCACGGCCAGCACCGCTGGCTCGCTGCCCGCCGATACCCCGCCCCCCGGGATTGCCACCACCGGCCCGCGCCAGGACGCGGCGGCAGCCAACAGCCGCCTGACGCCCCTGCCGGTCACGCCCCTGCCCCCGGACGACGGTGCGGCCCGCAACCGGGCCTACGCCTGGCAATGGTTCGCTTTCGCCGCCACCCTGGCGGCGCTCTACCTTGGACTCAACCTGAGGCGCCGCCCATGA
- a CDS encoding twin transmembrane helix small protein: protein MVFKLVVIGVLLAIVGSLFSGLFFLYRDRGQGTRAVRALTVRIGLSIVLFLLLLGAFRLGWLPALR, encoded by the coding sequence ATGGTGTTCAAACTGGTGGTGATCGGCGTGCTGCTGGCCATTGTCGGCAGCCTCTTTTCCGGCCTGTTCTTTCTCTATCGCGACCGGGGCCAGGGTACCCGGGCGGTGCGGGCGCTGACGGTGCGCATCGGCTTGTCCATCGTGCTGTTCCTCCTCTTGCTGGGCGCCTTTCGCCTGGGCTGGCTGCCGGCGTTGCGCTGA
- a CDS encoding cytochrome c oxidase assembly protein yields MMPPLVPPTNPLPVPYAGAATAQANRRVVKRLLWLVVAAFAFGFALVPLYDTLCRLTGINGKTINVPGRSVVTGAAAVPASRVDLQRTVSLEFVGTAMPGLPWEVRPLTGRLDLHPGEVHQARFLVHNRSDRPIVGQAIPSVSPGTAAQYFTKLDCFCFQQQTLAPGETRELPVVFIVEPALDADVRDVTLSYAFFIQPDPKPQAQP; encoded by the coding sequence ATGATGCCTCCGCTTGTACCGCCGACCAACCCCCTGCCGGTGCCCTACGCCGGAGCGGCCACCGCCCAGGCCAACCGCCGGGTGGTGAAGCGCCTGCTGTGGCTGGTGGTGGCCGCCTTTGCCTTCGGCTTTGCCCTGGTCCCCCTCTACGACACCCTGTGCCGTCTCACCGGCATCAACGGCAAGACCATCAACGTGCCGGGGCGCTCCGTGGTCACCGGGGCCGCCGCCGTGCCCGCCTCCCGGGTCGATCTGCAGCGCACCGTTTCCCTCGAATTCGTCGGCACCGCCATGCCCGGCCTGCCCTGGGAGGTGCGCCCCCTGACCGGGCGCCTCGACCTGCATCCGGGTGAAGTCCATCAAGCCCGTTTCCTGGTGCACAACCGCTCCGACCGGCCCATTGTCGGCCAGGCCATCCCGAGCGTTTCGCCGGGCACCGCCGCCCAGTATTTCACCAAGCTCGACTGCTTCTGCTTCCAGCAGCAGACCCTGGCCCCGGGCGAAACCCGGGAGCTGCCGGTGGTCTTCATCGTCGAGCCGGCCCTGGACGCGGACGTGCGCGACGTCACCCTGTCCTACGCCTTCTTCATTCAGCCCGACCCCAAGCCCCAGGCCCAGCCCTGA
- a CDS encoding SCO family protein produces MTGMIRWRPWAGAALLSALLLAGCGDGAPPPPPFHATDITGATVGPDFPRPLTDSHGQPRRLADYRGKVVVLFFGYTHCPDICPTALSRFAAVMQALGDEAKRVQVVFVSIDPARDTPEQLASYVPWFHPDFVGLTGSTADVSAAAQAFRVYAARREVDGSMGYVMDHSAGAYVLDGAGRPRLYVRDDASVEDIAADLHRLLARG; encoded by the coding sequence ATGACAGGGATGATCCGCTGGCGCCCCTGGGCCGGGGCGGCGCTGCTGTCCGCGCTGCTGCTTGCCGGGTGCGGCGACGGCGCCCCGCCCCCCCCTCCCTTCCACGCCACCGACATCACCGGCGCCACGGTGGGGCCCGACTTCCCCCGTCCCCTCACCGACAGTCACGGTCAGCCGCGCCGCCTGGCCGACTACCGGGGCAAGGTGGTGGTGCTGTTTTTCGGCTATACCCACTGCCCCGACATCTGCCCCACCGCCCTGAGCCGCTTCGCGGCGGTGATGCAGGCGCTGGGCGACGAGGCGAAGCGGGTCCAGGTGGTGTTCGTCAGCATCGACCCGGCCCGGGATACCCCGGAACAGCTGGCGAGCTACGTGCCCTGGTTCCATCCTGACTTCGTCGGCCTGACCGGCAGCACCGCCGACGTGTCCGCCGCCGCCCAGGCCTTCCGCGTCTATGCGGCGCGCCGCGAAGTGGACGGCAGCATGGGCTACGTGATGGACCATTCCGCCGGCGCCTACGTGCTCGATGGCGCCGGCCGCCCACGCCTGTACGTACGCGACGACGCTAGCGTCGAGGACATCGCCGCCGACCTGCACCGGCTCCTGGCTCGCGGCTAG
- the coxB gene encoding cytochrome c oxidase subunit II: MKKKDGWRQAMDAGSCQAWHRLRVICAAALSSCRGGLAALAIGLLPGGARAEFGINLQPPATIIARQIDDLHTTILWICAVILVVVFLPLVYALIRFRRSRGAQASTFHDNTPLEIVWTIIPVVILVAMAWPATETVLAMKDTSAADMTVKVTGHQWKWEYEYLARDGTPEGSEPVRFFSNLATPREQIGNQADKGEHYLLEVDNPLVVPTGKKIRVVLTAADVIHSWWVPAFGVKQDAIPGFIRDTWFKVDEPGTYRGQCAELCGVNHGYMPVVVKAVPPAEFDAWMAEQKAQRAIAKAAAAKTYTLAQLKDQGEKLYATNCAACHQPNGKGLPGAFPALDGSKVATGPVDGHLDVVLHGRPGTAMQAFGKQLSDLEIAAILTYERNAWGNRAGDVVQPAMVAARRNAGAVASAPASN, from the coding sequence ATGAAGAAAAAAGATGGATGGAGACAGGCGATGGATGCGGGGTCGTGCCAGGCATGGCACCGTCTTCGCGTTATCTGCGCCGCTGCGCTTTCTTCCTGCCGGGGCGGGCTTGCGGCCCTGGCCATCGGGTTATTGCCGGGCGGTGCCCGGGCCGAGTTCGGGATCAACCTGCAACCGCCGGCGACGATCATCGCCCGGCAGATCGACGATCTGCACACCACCATCCTGTGGATCTGTGCCGTCATCCTGGTGGTGGTCTTCCTGCCCCTGGTCTATGCCCTGATCCGCTTCCGCCGCTCCCGGGGCGCCCAGGCCAGCACGTTCCACGACAACACGCCCCTGGAGATCGTCTGGACGATCATTCCGGTGGTGATCCTGGTGGCCATGGCCTGGCCGGCTACCGAGACAGTGCTGGCGATGAAGGACACCAGCGCGGCGGACATGACCGTCAAGGTCACCGGCCACCAGTGGAAGTGGGAGTACGAGTACCTGGCACGGGACGGCACCCCGGAAGGCAGCGAACCGGTGCGCTTCTTCAGCAATCTGGCCACGCCCCGGGAACAGATCGGCAACCAGGCGGACAAGGGCGAGCACTACTTGCTCGAAGTGGACAATCCCCTGGTAGTGCCCACGGGCAAGAAGATCCGGGTGGTGCTGACCGCCGCCGACGTGATCCATTCCTGGTGGGTGCCGGCCTTCGGCGTCAAGCAGGACGCCATTCCCGGCTTCATCCGCGACACCTGGTTCAAGGTGGACGAGCCCGGCACCTACCGGGGCCAGTGCGCCGAGCTGTGCGGGGTGAACCATGGCTACATGCCGGTGGTGGTGAAGGCGGTGCCGCCCGCCGAGTTCGATGCCTGGATGGCCGAGCAGAAAGCCCAGCGGGCCATTGCCAAGGCCGCGGCGGCCAAGACCTACACCCTGGCCCAGCTGAAGGATCAGGGCGAGAAACTCTACGCCACCAACTGTGCCGCCTGCCACCAGCCCAACGGCAAGGGGCTGCCCGGCGCTTTCCCGGCCCTGGACGGTTCCAAGGTGGCGACCGGGCCGGTGGACGGGCACCTGGACGTGGTGTTGCACGGCCGTCCCGGCACCGCCATGCAGGCCTTCGGCAAGCAGCTGTCCGATCTGGAAATCGCCGCGATACTGACCTACGAACGCAACGCCTGGGGCAACCGGGCTGGCGACGTGGTGCAACCCGCCATGGTGGCGGCCCGGCGCAATGCCGGTGCCGTGGCTTCCGCCCCGGCAAGCAATTGA
- the ctaD gene encoding cytochrome c oxidase subunit I, protein MDAHSANPAIPGVPGHPPRDYAEEHHGAPGGLRRWLTSTNHKDIGTLYLWFSFAMFLFAGALAMLIRAELARPGIQLVDPAVFNQLTAMHGLIMIFGAIMPAFVGFANWMVPLQIGAPDMAFPRMNNWSFWLLPAAGTLLISSFFVPGGAAAAGWTMYPPLYMQGGIAYDMTILAIHILGLSSIMGAINIIVTILNMRATGMTLMKMPLFVWTWLITAYLLVAVMPVLACAITMMLTDRHFGTHFFSAAGGGDPVLFQHVFWFFGHPEVYIMILPAFGIVSTILPTFARKPLFGYTSMVYAVASIAFLSFLVWAHHMFTTGMPAAGQLFFMYTTMLIAVPTGVKVFNWVATLWRGSLTFETPMLFAIAFVCLFTIGGFSGLVLALVPVDIQLQDTYYVVAHFHYVLFSGAAMSIMAGVYYWLPKWTGHMYNEALGKTHFWLTAIAFNVTFFPMHFLGLAGMPRRIPDYALQFAEFNLIASLGAFVLGAAQLLFLYNVISCIRGGKPAGAKPWEGADTLEWTLSSPPPYHSFTTPPTVR, encoded by the coding sequence ATGGACGCCCATTCCGCCAATCCCGCAATTCCAGGCGTTCCCGGCCATCCGCCCCGGGACTACGCCGAGGAGCACCACGGCGCCCCGGGTGGGCTGCGCCGCTGGCTGACGTCCACCAACCACAAGGACATCGGCACCCTCTACCTGTGGTTCTCCTTCGCCATGTTCCTGTTCGCCGGGGCCCTGGCCATGCTGATCCGGGCCGAACTGGCGCGACCGGGCATCCAGCTGGTGGACCCGGCGGTATTCAATCAACTGACCGCCATGCACGGGCTGATCATGATCTTCGGCGCGATCATGCCGGCCTTCGTCGGCTTCGCGAACTGGATGGTGCCGCTACAGATCGGCGCGCCGGACATGGCCTTTCCGCGCATGAACAACTGGAGTTTCTGGCTGCTGCCGGCGGCGGGGACCCTGCTCATCTCGTCCTTCTTCGTTCCCGGCGGGGCGGCCGCGGCGGGGTGGACCATGTACCCGCCCCTCTACATGCAGGGCGGCATCGCCTACGACATGACCATCCTGGCGATTCACATCCTGGGCCTGTCGTCGATCATGGGGGCGATCAACATCATCGTCACCATCCTCAACATGCGGGCCACCGGCATGACCCTGATGAAGATGCCCTTGTTCGTGTGGACCTGGCTGATCACCGCCTACCTGCTGGTGGCGGTGATGCCGGTGCTGGCCTGCGCCATCACCATGATGCTCACCGACCGGCACTTCGGCACCCACTTCTTCTCGGCGGCCGGCGGCGGCGATCCGGTGCTGTTCCAGCACGTCTTCTGGTTCTTCGGCCATCCCGAGGTGTACATCATGATCCTGCCGGCTTTCGGCATCGTCTCGACCATCCTGCCCACTTTCGCGCGCAAGCCCCTGTTTGGCTACACCTCGATGGTCTACGCGGTGGCCTCGATTGCCTTCCTGTCGTTCCTGGTGTGGGCCCACCACATGTTCACCACCGGCATGCCGGCCGCCGGCCAGCTGTTCTTCATGTACACCACCATGCTGATCGCCGTGCCCACCGGGGTGAAGGTGTTCAACTGGGTGGCCACCCTATGGCGCGGCTCCCTGACCTTCGAGACGCCGATGCTGTTCGCCATCGCCTTCGTCTGCCTGTTCACCATCGGCGGCTTCTCCGGGCTGGTGCTGGCCCTGGTGCCGGTGGACATCCAGTTGCAGGACACCTACTACGTGGTGGCCCACTTCCACTATGTGCTGTTCTCCGGGGCAGCCATGAGCATCATGGCGGGGGTCTATTACTGGCTGCCGAAATGGACCGGCCACATGTACAACGAGGCCCTGGGCAAGACCCACTTCTGGCTCACCGCCATTGCCTTCAACGTCACCTTCTTCCCCATGCATTTCCTCGGCCTGGCCGGTATGCCGCGGCGCATTCCCGACTATGCCCTGCAATTCGCCGAGTTCAACCTGATCGCCAGCCTGGGGGCCTTCGTCCTCGGGGCGGCCCAGCTGCTCTTCCTCTATAACGTGATCAGCTGCATCCGCGGCGGCAAGCCCGCCGGGGCCAAACCCTGGGAAGGGGCGGACACCCTGGAGTGGACCCTGTCTTCACCGCCGCCCTACCACTCCTTCACCACCCCACCCACGGTCCGTTAG